One Acidobacteriota bacterium genomic window, GCGATGAGCAGCGGCCACCCGCCACCGCGGCCGTCCAACACTTTTCGTGCAGCGTTTCGCCGTCCGGGCATCCGACTCACCTTCGCTTCCTCTGACCACCTCATTCGTCACCTCCTGACGCCGAGGACCCTTCATTGTCGACTCAAAAGAAAAAAGTCATCGGCATCGACGATATCAAGGGTGAGCTCCCCGAGCTCTCCTGACGAGACCGTGTCCGCCGCGTCACAGGTGCCGCCGAGCCCTCGGAGCGCCACGTGCTAAACTGAGCTTCCCCCTTGAGGAAGGAAAGTATGCCGGCGTCGTCCAAGCTCCAAGATGAACTCGATGCCCTGACCCATCTGGCCAAGCGCCTGTGCGAGCGCCAGATGTACGCAGAGGCCGGGGAGCTCTTTGGTTTGGCGCTGCAGCTGGACCCGCGCAACAGCGGTCTGCGGCTAGCCCAAGCGGAAGTGCGGCGCATGCAGCGCCAGTACCAGGACAAGAAGCCTCGTACCCTGCGCGACACCCTCCGGGAGCAGTTCCGACGGGACCTCATCGACAGTGCCCACTTCATCGGCCTGGCGGCCCTCTACGCCGACCGCGGCGAGAACATCAAGGCCACCGAGTGCCTGGACATCGCCAAATCCAAGGATCCCAACAACCCCGCCAGCTTCAAGCTGCTGGGGCAGATCCTCGCCCGCCGCAAAGACTATGACAGCGCCGCGGCCCAGCTCGGCAAGGCGCTACGCTTCAACCCCTTCGACCGCGAGAGCGCCGAGGCCCTGGGCCGGGCGGAATACGAGCGGCGGGAGTTCCAAGCCTCCCTCGACGCCACCATCCACGCCTTCCTGCTGCTCAACGAGGGCGACCAGGAGGGAGCCGATCGGCTACGACGCCGCATCCGCACCCTGCGTCAGATCCTCGGGTTCGAGCAAGAGGATCTGCTCCACCACTTCCACCAACAGCGGGACCGGCTGCAGATCTCCTTCGACCGGCTGCAATGGCACCGCGAACGCTTCCTCGAAGAAGGCGGCATGGTGGACACCGACGCGACCCTCACCGGTACCAAGAGACAGGACACCCGCGGGCTCATCGACCTGGCGGGGCGGATCAAGAAATTGGGCAGCCTGGCCAGCCTCTCGGACGAGCAGGTCATCCGCATCACCCGGGCGACGAGCGAGGAATTCCTCGAACGCGGTTCCTACGTCTATCAGCAGCAGAGCACCGGCGACGATGTCTATCTGGTCGAACGGGGCGAGGTGGTGCAGCAGAGCGATACCTCCTACGGCACCTTCGAGCTCCGGCGCATCGGAGCCAACGGCATCTTCGGAGAGGTCAACTTCATCAGCCGGCTGGATCGCGCCTGCGACGCCGTCACCTCCGAGCCCACGGTGCTGCTGCGCCTCGCCGCCGAGGATCTGCGCCAGATGGTGGAGGAGGACCCGGAGCTGGGGGTGCAGCTGTACTGGACCTACTGGCACACCCTGGCGGGCAAGCTGCGGGCGGCCAATGAGCAGATGCGTTCCTTCTTCGCCGAGGATGGCCGGGACACCGTGGTGGACTCCCGGGGCAGCGCCGACGCCAGCGTCTCGCGGCCGGTGGTCACCGACTCCAGCGCCACCATCCAATTGCTCAAGGAGCAGGGCTTGTCCCACGGCGAGCTCACCACTCTGGCGACCTTCTCCCGGGTGCGCCGTTTTCCCGGCGGCTCGTTCCTCTTCCGCGAAGGGGACGACGGTCGGGAGATGTACGTGGTGATGGAGGGCAAGGCGCGAATCAGCAAATTCATCCCCGGCGCCGGCGAAGAGGCGTTGGCCATCCTCGGCCGCGGCGACTTCTTTGGCGAGATGTCCCTCATCGACGGCCAACCGCGCTCCGCCGACGCCAGCGCCCACGGCGGACCGCTGACGGTGCTGGCCCTGGACCAGGAGACCTTCCGCGAGATTCTCACCATGGACGCCCACGCCTCC contains:
- a CDS encoding cyclic nucleotide-binding domain-containing protein gives rise to the protein MPASSKLQDELDALTHLAKRLCERQMYAEAGELFGLALQLDPRNSGLRLAQAEVRRMQRQYQDKKPRTLRDTLREQFRRDLIDSAHFIGLAALYADRGENIKATECLDIAKSKDPNNPASFKLLGQILARRKDYDSAAAQLGKALRFNPFDRESAEALGRAEYERREFQASLDATIHAFLLLNEGDQEGADRLRRRIRTLRQILGFEQEDLLHHFHQQRDRLQISFDRLQWHRERFLEEGGMVDTDATLTGTKRQDTRGLIDLAGRIKKLGSLASLSDEQVIRITRATSEEFLERGSYVYQQQSTGDDVYLVERGEVVQQSDTSYGTFELRRIGANGIFGEVNFISRLDRACDAVTSEPTVLLRLAAEDLRQMVEEDPELGVQLYWTYWHTLAGKLRAANEQMRSFFAEDGRDTVVDSRGSADASVSRPVVTDSSATIQLLKEQGLSHGELTTLATFSRVRRFPGGSFLFREGDDGREMYVVMEGKARISKFIPGAGEEALAILGRGDFFGEMSLIDGQPRSADASAHGGPLTVLALDQETFREILTMDAHASLEMLQLLCRLIARRLREIDSKLISWRILAGPAIGDTGGVTPRESDPDSDDSPASPRLRRA